The proteins below are encoded in one region of Phaseolus vulgaris cultivar G19833 chromosome 1, P. vulgaris v2.0, whole genome shotgun sequence:
- the LOC137813494 gene encoding rust resistance kinase Lr10-like, whose amino-acid sequence MLGHYCMPYLIVRYVVGTILFIALMTYKWRRRHSSQSENIESYLEQNSLMPIRYIYKEIKKMTTGFNEKLGEGGYGSVFKGKLRSGPSVAIKVLRKSKGNGQDFINEVATIGTIHHQNVVHLIGYCAEGSKRALVYEFMPNGSLDKFIFSREENLHLTYDTIYNIAIGVARGISYLHHGCEMQILHFDIKPHNILLDEKFIPKVSDFGLAKLYPIDKSVVTMTPARGTIGYMAPELFYTNIGRISDKFDVYSFGMFLIEIACKRKNLNPHAERSSQLYFPFWIYDQLDKEKDIEMEDVTEDEKKIAKKMMIVSLWCIQLKPNDRPSMNKVVEMLEGDIENLKIPPKPSLYPRETLERICSDQTTVCPSSLVLQAIP is encoded by the coding sequence ATGTTGGGACACTATTGTATGCCATACCTCATAGTTAGATATGTTGTTGGCACCATATTATTTATTGCTCTTATGACATACAAGTGGAGAAGAAGACATTCCTCACAATCCGAAAATATTGAAAGTTATTTAGAGCAAAATAGTTTGATGCCTATTCGATACATATATAAGGAAATTAAGAAGATGACCACAGGTTTCAATGAAAAATTGGGTGAAGGAGGTTATGGCTCTGTATTTAAAGGAAAGTTGCGCAGTGGACCTTCTGTTGCTATAAAAGTGTTACGAAAATCAAAAGGTAATGGACAAGACTTTATCAATGAAGTTGCAACAATTGGAACAATACATCATCAAAATGTAGTGCACTTAATTGGATATTGTGCTGAGGGCTCAAAACGTGCTCTTGTTTATGAGTTCATGCCTAATGGATCTCTtgacaaatttatattttccagAGAAGAAAATCTGCATTTAACCTATGACACAATATATAATATAGCAATTGGAGTAGCACGTGGGATTTCGTATCTACACCATGGTTGTGAGATGCAGATTTTGCATTTTGACATCAAACCCCACAACATCTTGCTTGATGAAAAATTCATCCCAAAAGTCTCTGACTTCGGATTGGCAAAACTCTATCCAATAGACAAAAGTGTTGTGACTATGACACCAGCAAGAGGGACAATCGGATACATGGCTCCAGAATTGTTTTATACAAATATAGGAAGAATATCAGATAAGTTTGATGTTTATAGTTTTGGAATGTTTCTGATAGAAATAGCATGCAAGAGGAAAAACTTAAACCCTCATGCAGAGCGTTCAAGCCAACTTTACTTTCCCTTTTGGATTTACGATCAACTTGACAAAGAGAAAGATATAGAAATGGAAGATGTCACAGAGGATGAGAAGAAAATTGCAAAAAAAATGATGATAGTTTCACTTTGGTGCATACAATTAAAACCAAATGATCGTCCTTCTATGAATAAAGTAGTCGAAATGCTTGAAGGAGATATTGAGAACCTTAAAATACCTCCAAAGCCTTCTCTGTATCCACGTGAAACTTTGGAAAGAATATGCTCTGATCAAACAACCGTATGTCCGAGTTCATTAGTTCTTCAAGCTATTCCATGA